The following proteins are encoded in a genomic region of Desulfonatronum thiodismutans:
- a CDS encoding beta-barrel assembly-enhancing protease gives MLPHRLRKGFLARHPAIRPSTGTIRRFDHFHVAFIGIVVLLVLVFSAIRPSTAIAQLSLGRFTISDEIELGRKFNILIRSRMPLVEDPEILAYVEGVVERLRVHMPPQPFPIRVGVIRHSALNAFAGPGGHIFVHTGLLQHLDNESEFAGVVAHELAHVSQRHIASRIEKAQLVNLATLLGILAGVFLGGDAQSALVYGSAAAGQSAMLAYSREDEREADQVGMNYLVAAGFPPQGMVQSFETIRKLRWLGGSFPLYLSTHPGVEERISYLKDRVDRMPPEVRNRQDNNTAYQRARMLVMARYTEPDKALAFFRDEKIASCLNTLGKAIALDRANQIHEARSAFDQALTCASGDSLVLREAGDFFLRQGDFDEAARNLQDAVLRNPRDQMALYHYARARIALGQPAEAIPLLERILTQLPEQSAVHALLGRVLGQEGRLFSAHLHLAYAALYSRDKRQYQFHLSQSQEHSRTARDEADLNKLREAFKEREEFL, from the coding sequence TTGCTCCCCCATCGCCTCCGAAAGGGCTTCCTAGCCCGACACCCGGCAATTCGGCCATCCACTGGAACCATCCGACGGTTTGATCATTTCCACGTCGCGTTCATCGGAATCGTCGTCCTGCTGGTGCTGGTCTTTTCCGCGATACGACCCTCCACTGCTATAGCCCAATTATCGTTGGGCCGTTTCACCATCTCCGATGAAATTGAATTGGGCCGGAAATTCAACATCCTGATCCGGTCCCGGATGCCCCTGGTCGAGGATCCGGAAATCCTCGCCTATGTCGAGGGCGTCGTGGAACGCCTTCGGGTCCATATGCCGCCGCAGCCATTTCCCATTCGGGTCGGGGTGATCCGGCATAGCGCGCTCAACGCCTTCGCCGGCCCCGGCGGCCACATCTTCGTCCATACCGGACTGTTGCAACATCTGGATAACGAATCGGAATTCGCCGGGGTCGTCGCCCACGAACTGGCCCACGTTTCCCAGCGCCACATCGCCAGCCGCATCGAAAAGGCCCAACTCGTCAATCTCGCGACCTTGCTTGGAATTCTAGCCGGTGTTTTCCTGGGAGGAGACGCCCAGTCCGCCTTGGTTTATGGGTCGGCGGCCGCCGGACAGAGCGCCATGCTCGCCTACAGCCGAGAGGACGAGAGAGAAGCCGACCAAGTCGGGATGAACTATCTCGTAGCCGCTGGTTTTCCGCCGCAAGGCATGGTCCAATCCTTCGAAACCATCCGAAAGCTCCGCTGGCTCGGCGGCTCGTTTCCTTTGTATCTGAGCACCCACCCCGGAGTTGAAGAGCGAATTTCCTATCTCAAGGATCGCGTGGACAGAATGCCCCCGGAAGTCAGGAACCGCCAGGATAACAACACCGCCTACCAGCGAGCTCGGATGCTGGTCATGGCTCGTTACACGGAACCGGACAAAGCCTTGGCCTTTTTCCGGGACGAAAAAATTGCCTCCTGTCTGAACACTCTCGGAAAAGCCATTGCCTTGGATCGAGCCAATCAAATCCATGAAGCCCGATCCGCTTTTGACCAGGCCTTGACCTGTGCCTCCGGGGATTCCCTGGTTCTGCGGGAAGCAGGCGATTTTTTTCTGCGTCAGGGGGATTTCGACGAAGCGGCCCGCAACCTCCAGGATGCGGTCTTGCGCAACCCCAGGGACCAAATGGCGCTCTACCACTACGCCAGAGCTCGAATAGCCCTCGGTCAACCCGCCGAGGCCATTCCCCTTTTGGAACGCATCCTGACCCAGCTTCCCGAACAGTCCGCGGTTCACGCCCTGTTGGGCAGAGTCTTGGGACAGGAAGGGCGTCTTTTTTCCGCGCATCTCCACCTCGCCTATGCCGCTCTCTACTCCAGGGACAAGCGTCAATACCAATTCCACCTGTCCCAGTCCCAGGAGCATTCACGTACCGCTCGAGACGAAGCCGATCTGAACAAACTTCGGGAGGCGTTCAAGGAACGTGAAGAGTTTTTGTAA
- the rho gene encoding transcription termination factor Rho, translating to MNLSELKTKSMYELTELANQFKVENPSNLRKQELIFALLQACSSQNGSIFGEGVLEILPDGFGFLRSQMYSYMPGPDDIYISPSQIRRFGLRTGDVISGQIRPPKDGERYFALLKVKEIGFAPPEKSKQLVLFDNLTPIYPDKRFVIENGKENYASRIIDLLTPIGMGQRGLIVAPPRTGKTVLLQTIANSISANHPDIYLIVLLIDERPEEVTDMARTVNAEVVSSTFDEPPTRHVQVAEMVLEKAKRLVERKYDVVILLDSITRLGRAYNTVTPSSGRVLSGGLDANALQRPKRFFGAARNIEQGGSLSIIATALIDTGSRMDEVIFEEFKGTGNMEIYLDRHLADKRMFPAIDINRSGTRKEELLLSEDVLNRVWILRKVLSPMNTHDSMDFLLGKMRGSKGNREFLDMMNK from the coding sequence ATGAACTTGTCCGAATTAAAAACCAAGTCCATGTATGAATTGACTGAACTGGCGAACCAGTTCAAGGTGGAGAACCCGAGCAACTTGCGGAAACAGGAGCTTATTTTCGCGCTTTTGCAAGCCTGCTCATCACAAAACGGCTCCATATTCGGAGAAGGTGTATTGGAGATCCTCCCAGACGGGTTCGGCTTTCTTCGTTCGCAGATGTACAGCTACATGCCGGGGCCGGATGACATCTATATATCTCCATCTCAAATTCGACGATTTGGCTTGCGTACAGGCGACGTCATCTCCGGTCAAATCCGTCCACCAAAAGACGGTGAGCGATATTTCGCCTTGCTTAAGGTCAAGGAAATCGGCTTTGCCCCTCCGGAAAAGTCCAAACAACTGGTCCTATTCGACAATTTGACTCCCATTTATCCGGACAAGCGCTTTGTCATCGAAAACGGCAAGGAAAACTACGCCTCGCGCATCATCGATCTGCTCACGCCCATCGGCATGGGGCAACGCGGCCTGATCGTCGCTCCGCCGCGAACCGGGAAAACCGTTCTGCTGCAAACCATCGCCAACTCCATCAGCGCCAACCATCCGGACATCTACCTGATCGTTCTCTTGATCGACGAACGCCCGGAAGAGGTCACGGACATGGCGAGGACCGTCAATGCGGAGGTTGTCAGCTCCACCTTCGACGAACCTCCGACCAGACATGTGCAGGTCGCCGAAATGGTTCTGGAAAAAGCCAAACGTTTGGTGGAACGCAAATACGACGTGGTGATCCTCCTCGACAGCATCACCCGCCTGGGACGCGCGTACAACACGGTCACCCCCTCTTCCGGCCGCGTCCTTTCCGGCGGTCTGGACGCCAATGCCCTCCAGCGCCCGAAACGATTTTTCGGTGCCGCGCGCAACATCGAGCAAGGTGGAAGCCTGAGCATCATAGCCACGGCATTGATCGACACGGGGTCGCGCATGGACGAGGTCATATTCGAAGAGTTTAAGGGAACCGGCAACATGGAGATATATCTGGACAGGCACCTGGCCGACAAACGCATGTTCCCGGCCATCGACATCAATCGCTCCGGGACCCGCAAAGAGGAACTCCTGCTCAGCGAGGACGTCCTGAATCGCGTCTGGATTTTACGCAAGGTGCTTTCTCCCATGAATACCCACGATTCCATGGACTTTCTGCTTGGCAAGATGCGCGGCAGCAAAGGCAACCGCGAGTTTTTGGACATGATGAACAAATAG
- a CDS encoding CarD family transcriptional regulator, whose translation MFSVNDLVVYPAQGVGKIEKIENQEIGGCPTNLYIIRILNNNVMVMVPVHNAANVGLRALCTSEQGEDMLEYIRDRSDFTGYTGQNWNRRYREYSEKLKSENLRDVAYVLKELILIGKDKELSFGERRLLEQALHLITTELGFCLDSTPADIRTKIYSFFEDILKPAEDDQNTETEQEEK comes from the coding sequence GTGTTCTCGGTTAACGATTTAGTAGTTTACCCGGCACAAGGTGTTGGAAAAATCGAGAAAATCGAAAATCAGGAAATCGGCGGTTGTCCGACGAACCTGTATATTATTCGTATCTTGAACAACAATGTCATGGTCATGGTTCCCGTGCACAATGCCGCGAACGTCGGCCTTCGCGCCTTATGCACCAGCGAGCAAGGCGAAGACATGTTGGAATACATCCGGGACCGATCCGACTTTACCGGCTACACTGGTCAAAACTGGAACCGAAGATACCGGGAATACTCTGAAAAACTAAAAAGCGAAAACCTTCGGGATGTCGCTTATGTTCTCAAGGAACTGATCCTGATCGGCAAGGACAAGGAGCTGTCCTTCGGAGAACGACGCTTACTGGAACAAGCTTTGCATTTAATTACCACGGAGCTTGGTTTTTGCCTGGACAGCACTCCTGCCGACATCCGCACCAAGATCTACTCTTTTTTTGAAGACATTCTCAAGCCCGCTGAAGATGATCAAAACACCGAGACGGAGCAGGAGGAAAAGTGA
- the pth gene encoding aminoacyl-tRNA hydrolase, with amino-acid sequence MQSRGFHGLIVGLGNPGPEYERTPHNMGFLALDALFSASPGAWGVVKAPVGKCELHRGGFNGSTWLAVKPLTYMNRSGDAVGTLARWYRIPAEQILVVHDELDLPPGTLRFKMGGGAAGHKGILSIVQSLGTNAFPRLRIGIGRPPSGHDPAGYVLRPFHAEGLTALPDTLTTAITAITLFCAKGLTLGMQELHGSQRKSLVPGQAD; translated from the coding sequence ATGCAAAGCCGAGGTTTTCACGGGCTCATCGTTGGTCTGGGCAATCCCGGTCCGGAATACGAGCGCACTCCGCACAACATGGGTTTTTTGGCCCTGGATGCCCTTTTTTCTGCTTCTCCAGGCGCATGGGGGGTTGTAAAGGCTCCCGTGGGGAAGTGCGAACTCCATCGGGGAGGGTTCAACGGCTCAACTTGGCTGGCCGTCAAACCCTTGACCTACATGAATCGCAGCGGAGACGCAGTTGGCACGCTGGCCCGATGGTACCGCATCCCTGCTGAGCAAATCCTCGTGGTTCATGATGAACTCGACCTCCCTCCCGGCACCCTGCGCTTTAAAATGGGAGGAGGCGCCGCCGGGCACAAGGGGATCTTGTCCATCGTTCAATCGTTGGGAACAAACGCTTTCCCCAGGCTGCGCATCGGCATAGGCCGCCCTCCGTCCGGCCATGACCCGGCGGGTTATGTCCTGCGCCCTTTTCATGCGGAAGGACTGACCGCCCTTCCAGATACGCTGACGACGGCGATCACGGCGATCACGCTGTTTTGCGCCAAGGGGTTGACCTTGGGAATGCAGGAATTACACGGCAGCCAACGAAAAAGCCTGGTTCCGGGCCAAGCTGATTAA
- a CDS encoding 50S ribosomal protein L25/general stress protein Ctc, producing MSNQSTLSVDVRSETGTGQCRRLRNKAFVPGIFYNAQGANVLFSAERTPLQKLYNKVGLSQVFQLEITQDGEARQHPAIIRDIQYHPVKGSITHVDFFGVDLTKKINVYIPVEVTGKPKGVVLGGMLEIFRDELEVVGLPMSIPEKIVIDVTALEINHNVHVQDLKLPDNVEFVFEDNFAVVGVVSPSAGDSETEESEAEKSE from the coding sequence ATGTCCAATCAATCAACCCTTAGCGTCGACGTCCGTTCTGAAACTGGTACGGGGCAATGTCGCAGGCTGCGCAACAAGGCTTTTGTACCGGGCATTTTTTACAATGCTCAAGGAGCGAACGTGCTCTTTTCCGCTGAGCGGACACCGCTTCAAAAACTGTACAACAAAGTCGGGCTTTCGCAAGTCTTTCAACTGGAAATCACGCAAGACGGAGAAGCCCGGCAACATCCGGCTATCATCCGTGATATTCAGTACCACCCCGTTAAGGGCTCCATCACCCATGTCGACTTTTTCGGAGTGGACTTGACCAAGAAGATCAATGTCTACATTCCCGTTGAAGTCACCGGTAAACCCAAAGGCGTTGTCCTCGGCGGCATGCTGGAGATCTTTCGGGACGAACTCGAAGTCGTTGGCCTGCCAATGTCCATCCCGGAGAAGATCGTCATCGACGTCACGGCGTTGGAAATCAACCACAACGTGCATGTTCAGGACCTGAAGCTCCCCGATAACGTGGAGTTCGTTTTTGAAGACAACTTCGCGGTGGTCGGCGTTGTCAGCCCCTCGGCCGGCGATTCCGAAACCGAGGAAAGCGAAGCCGAAAAAAGCGAGTAA
- a CDS encoding ribose-phosphate pyrophosphokinase, with protein MALHGELKILSGSANPPLAKAICDHLGTRLTPCLVETFSDGEIRVEIGDNVRGDDVFVVQPTCAPVNYNLMELCLVLDALKRASAKRVTAVIPYYGYARQDRKVVPRAPISAKLVADFLTVAGVHRLLTIDLHAGQIQGFFNIPVDNLYAAPILLDNIKKLTDGPDDLVIVSPDAGGTERARAYAKRLCAGLAIIDKRRVCPNQAEAMNVIGDVENKVAVVLDDMIDTAGTMVQAAKVLMDKGAKSVVACATHGVLSGPAVKRLQDSAFNQVYVTDTIPLKSEAQACEKIHALSVASILAKAVHNIHTESSVSVLFV; from the coding sequence ATGGCTCTCCATGGTGAATTAAAAATCCTCTCCGGTTCCGCGAACCCTCCCCTGGCCAAAGCCATCTGTGACCACCTGGGCACAAGATTGACGCCTTGCCTGGTTGAAACTTTCAGCGACGGAGAGATTCGCGTCGAGATCGGGGACAATGTCCGCGGGGATGATGTTTTCGTCGTGCAGCCCACCTGCGCCCCCGTCAACTACAACCTGATGGAACTGTGTCTTGTGCTGGACGCTCTGAAGCGAGCCAGCGCCAAGCGGGTTACCGCCGTGATTCCATATTACGGTTACGCCCGGCAAGACCGCAAGGTGGTTCCCCGTGCGCCCATCAGCGCGAAACTCGTGGCCGACTTCCTGACCGTGGCCGGCGTACATCGCCTGTTGACCATTGATCTCCATGCCGGGCAAATTCAGGGTTTTTTCAACATACCCGTGGACAATCTCTACGCGGCCCCGATTCTGCTCGACAATATCAAGAAATTGACCGACGGCCCCGACGATCTGGTTATCGTTTCACCCGACGCCGGCGGTACGGAGCGAGCCCGTGCCTACGCCAAACGTCTTTGCGCGGGCTTGGCTATCATCGATAAACGCAGGGTCTGCCCCAATCAGGCTGAAGCCATGAACGTCATCGGCGACGTGGAAAACAAGGTCGCGGTGGTGCTCGACGACATGATCGACACGGCCGGGACCATGGTCCAGGCCGCCAAGGTGCTCATGGACAAGGGCGCAAAAAGCGTCGTGGCCTGCGCCACGCATGGCGTTCTTTCCGGTCCCGCCGTGAAACGCTTACAGGATTCGGCCTTTAACCAAGTTTACGTCACGGACACGATTCCCTTGAAAAGCGAGGCCCAGGCCTGCGAGAAGATCCATGCGCTGTCCGTGGCCAGCATCCTGGCCAAGGCAGTGCACAACATCCACACCGAATCCTCGGTCAGCGTCCTTTTTGTCTAA
- the ispE gene encoding 4-(cytidine 5'-diphospho)-2-C-methyl-D-erythritol kinase — protein MSTHHCLPTRLLAGCKVNIFLEILGLRDDGYHDLATLFLPLPTPHDILTVTQGAPGTGLTLTCSEDAVPHEENILARCYEHFGGTTGFRPDVNVHLQKEIPMGAGLGGGSSDAAAFLRYLNNAAGAFRLNDADLISLAGDLGADVPFFLFNRPAWATGRGDRLTPIRLPLDGLTVVLACPRVHISTAWAYKAWDETCVGKTPPSFPLTPQIAPDMFPALPISVFHNSFELPVFTTHPQLRLVKEALLSCGASGAVMSGSGASLFAVFRAPAQAEKAAGRVREWDIPTYVYPL, from the coding sequence ATGTCCACGCATCATTGTTTGCCGACGAGACTGCTCGCGGGCTGCAAAGTCAATATTTTTCTGGAAATCCTCGGTCTTCGGGACGATGGATACCACGACTTGGCGACGTTGTTCCTGCCCCTGCCGACTCCGCACGACATTTTGACCGTTACCCAGGGCGCGCCCGGCACCGGACTGACGCTGACCTGCTCCGAGGATGCGGTGCCCCACGAAGAGAACATTCTCGCCAGGTGCTATGAGCATTTTGGAGGAACGACGGGTTTTCGCCCGGATGTGAACGTTCACCTGCAAAAAGAAATCCCCATGGGCGCCGGGCTTGGAGGTGGCAGCAGCGACGCGGCGGCCTTCCTGAGATACCTGAACAACGCAGCCGGCGCCTTCCGTTTAAATGACGCCGACCTCATTTCCTTGGCTGGCGACCTCGGAGCGGATGTTCCGTTTTTTTTGTTCAACCGCCCGGCATGGGCCACCGGACGAGGCGATCGCTTGACTCCGATCCGCCTTCCATTGGACGGCCTGACCGTGGTATTGGCCTGTCCCCGCGTCCATATTTCCACGGCCTGGGCCTACAAGGCCTGGGACGAAACCTGCGTGGGAAAAACACCACCTTCCTTTCCCTTGACACCGCAAATCGCTCCGGATATGTTTCCCGCTTTGCCAATTTCCGTCTTTCACAACAGCTTTGAGTTGCCGGTATTCACGACGCACCCTCAATTGCGGCTCGTCAAAGAAGCGCTATTGTCCTGCGGTGCAAGCGGCGCGGTCATGAGTGGAAGTGGAGCAAGCTTGTTCGCCGTGTTCCGCGCACCCGCCCAGGCGGAAAAAGCGGCCGGCCGCGTCCGGGAGTGGGACATTCCTACGTATGTCTATCCTCTCTAG
- a CDS encoding DegQ family serine endoprotease — MFLLRDALLALVLLFLFTAPTQARLPEFTELAEKSAPAVVNISSVRVVSGENPMRQFFSPFQRRGGPFDDFFEQFERFFGEQAPTRRSQSLGSGFIISADGYIVTNNHVIRDATEITVNLLDNDNSYTAEVVGRDAETDLALLKIEADRPLPVLEFGDSEQAKVGQWVVAIGNPFGLAHTVTAGIVSAKGRIIGSGPYDDFIQTDASINPGNSGGPLLDMQGRVIGINTAIVASGQGIGFAIPSNMARGIIVQLQENKMVQRGWLGVTIQDLDDNSARALGLTSTRGALIAEVIPDEPAAKAGLRSGDVVISINGQAVVDSSSLLRVVAQQTPGESVKVDVMRQGKKQSITVVLGTRDPERLAQRDAPSPRAGDQETSLGISLRPIDDREARAMGMTRPQGLLVTAVEADSEAARADVRAGDIVMEANQQPVNSIDEFQRVLREDATEKGVIMLLIRRQAQTIFRTIPLE; from the coding sequence ATGTTTTTACTACGAGACGCATTACTTGCCTTGGTGCTTCTTTTTTTGTTCACCGCTCCGACTCAAGCCCGCCTACCCGAATTCACCGAACTGGCCGAAAAATCCGCCCCAGCAGTGGTGAACATCAGTTCAGTCCGGGTTGTGTCCGGCGAGAATCCCATGCGGCAGTTTTTCTCTCCCTTCCAACGCAGAGGGGGGCCTTTTGACGACTTTTTTGAACAGTTTGAGCGTTTTTTCGGGGAACAGGCTCCGACTAGGCGTTCCCAGTCCCTGGGGTCCGGGTTCATCATCTCCGCCGACGGGTACATTGTGACCAACAACCATGTAATCCGTGACGCTACGGAGATCACTGTCAACCTGTTGGACAACGACAACTCCTACACGGCCGAGGTGGTCGGACGGGACGCGGAGACGGACTTGGCCTTGCTGAAGATCGAGGCGGATCGGCCTCTGCCCGTATTGGAGTTCGGGGATTCAGAACAGGCCAAAGTCGGTCAGTGGGTGGTGGCCATTGGGAATCCTTTTGGCTTGGCCCATACGGTGACCGCCGGGATCGTCAGTGCCAAGGGCCGAATCATCGGCTCCGGCCCCTACGACGACTTCATCCAGACCGACGCCTCCATCAACCCCGGCAACAGCGGCGGTCCGTTGCTGGACATGCAAGGCCGGGTGATCGGAATCAACACGGCCATTGTCGCTTCCGGGCAGGGGATCGGCTTTGCCATTCCCAGCAACATGGCCCGCGGAATCATCGTCCAGCTGCAGGAAAACAAGATGGTTCAACGTGGGTGGCTGGGCGTGACCATTCAAGATTTGGACGATAACTCGGCCAGAGCCCTGGGTCTGACGTCCACTCGGGGCGCGTTGATCGCCGAGGTGATCCCGGATGAACCCGCCGCCAAAGCGGGATTGCGATCCGGGGACGTGGTGATTTCCATCAACGGGCAGGCGGTGGTTGATTCCAGTTCTCTGCTGCGGGTCGTGGCCCAACAGACTCCCGGCGAATCGGTCAAGGTCGATGTCATGCGTCAAGGCAAAAAGCAGTCGATCACCGTCGTTCTGGGCACCAGGGATCCGGAGCGTCTGGCCCAACGCGACGCACCGTCTCCCAGGGCGGGGGACCAGGAAACGTCCCTGGGCATTTCCCTGCGCCCCATCGACGACCGTGAGGCCAGGGCCATGGGCATGACCCGCCCGCAAGGCCTGCTGGTCACCGCCGTGGAGGCCGACTCCGAAGCCGCCCGGGCCGATGTTCGCGCCGGAGACATCGTCATGGAGGCCAACCAGCAGCCCGTCAATTCCATAGACGAATTTCAAAGGGTGCTGCGTGAAGACGCCACGGAAAAAGGCGTGATCATGTTGCTCATCCGCCGACAGGCCCAGACCATCTTTCGGACCATTCCCTTGGAATAG
- a CDS encoding Ig-like domain-containing protein, with translation MMILHLFRAFFFIFATLLLISCGGGSTVTSVTLSSDPADVPVGGRTTLIAEATNSVTGDALGEKVTFTIRHNESGSHLDVVNDRLDANNQARAIFHAGSKSGTDIVEASFASGARATTTIKVGDGVVIGDIRLEAFSQSGGGVSQAWRIRATVTDTRGFPAPGITVLFSTNNGNLGLTGVPTNSAGLAETILTLADDTQGARVWATAGGISVSINVGPRN, from the coding sequence ATGATGATTTTACATCTATTTCGCGCGTTTTTTTTCATTTTCGCCACCCTGCTTCTGATTTCCTGCGGCGGGGGGAGTACGGTTACTTCGGTGACATTGAGTTCAGATCCCGCGGACGTACCCGTGGGCGGCAGGACCACCCTCATCGCCGAAGCCACGAACAGTGTAACCGGTGACGCCCTCGGCGAAAAGGTAACCTTTACCATCCGGCACAATGAAAGCGGCTCTCACTTGGACGTCGTCAACGATCGACTGGACGCCAATAACCAAGCACGGGCGATTTTTCACGCCGGTTCAAAAAGCGGCACGGATATCGTTGAGGCCTCCTTTGCCAGCGGTGCACGGGCCACGACGACCATCAAGGTCGGCGATGGCGTGGTCATTGGCGATATTCGGCTGGAAGCCTTCAGCCAGTCTGGAGGAGGCGTCTCTCAAGCTTGGCGAATTCGAGCCACGGTCACGGACACTCGAGGATTTCCGGCCCCTGGAATAACCGTTCTTTTCAGTACAAACAATGGGAACCTCGGACTCACAGGAGTGCCGACGAATAGCGCCGGCCTTGCGGAGACTATTCTTACACTGGCAGACGATACTCAAGGTGCCAGGGTTTGGGCCACCGCCGGAGGAATTTCTGTTTCCATAAATGTCGGCCCCAGAAACTAG
- a CDS encoding ABC transporter substrate-binding protein: protein MRIHRIFFMVAVVGLLLSCTQSVHDDPTLNEVPGVSETEILIGSSLALSGHAGFLGTQTLNGALSYINHVNEQGGVHGRRIRVIAYDDGYDPPRCLANTQKLIVDDQVFALFSYVGTPTTVKILPLIEQAQVPLLGIFSGANAFREPFNRNIVNIRASYYQETNEVVRHFVEDLGLTKIAVFYQYDAYGFDGLKGTELALRTYDLAPVARSSYTRGTQDIEEGLEAIIESKAEAVIMVGTYDACAKFIKQARSRGFSPLFHNVSFVGSEELARILGKDGDGVIISQVVPPPDSLESQALLWGVVEYLERHKRAFPEDLPNLVALEGYINAKVLVEGLRRAGRNLSRTRFIDAIQSIQNYSLGIANTLSFGPTNHQGLERVYFTIIQNGRLVILTDWNRLTAEAKHDPPAACPE, encoded by the coding sequence GTGAGAATTCACCGGATTTTTTTCATGGTTGCCGTGGTCGGCCTTCTCCTCTCCTGCACCCAGAGCGTCCATGACGACCCGACGCTGAACGAGGTTCCGGGGGTGAGCGAGACGGAAATCCTGATCGGTTCGTCGTTGGCGCTTAGCGGACATGCGGGTTTTTTGGGAACGCAGACCCTGAACGGGGCCTTGTCCTACATCAACCATGTCAACGAGCAGGGCGGGGTGCATGGGCGCAGGATTCGGGTGATCGCCTATGATGACGGATATGATCCGCCCCGGTGCCTGGCGAACACGCAGAAGCTGATCGTTGACGACCAAGTTTTCGCGCTCTTCAGTTACGTCGGCACTCCGACCACTGTCAAGATTCTCCCGTTGATCGAGCAGGCCCAGGTACCCCTTCTGGGAATCTTTAGTGGAGCGAACGCGTTTCGGGAGCCGTTCAACCGGAATATCGTGAATATTCGGGCCTCGTACTACCAGGAAACAAATGAAGTTGTTCGCCATTTCGTCGAGGATCTCGGCCTGACGAAAATCGCCGTATTTTATCAATACGACGCGTATGGTTTTGATGGCTTGAAGGGAACCGAGCTGGCGTTGAGGACGTATGATCTGGCGCCGGTGGCCAGGAGCAGTTACACCCGCGGCACCCAGGACATTGAGGAAGGCTTGGAAGCCATCATTGAATCCAAGGCCGAGGCCGTGATCATGGTCGGGACCTACGACGCCTGCGCGAAGTTCATCAAGCAGGCCCGTTCTCGCGGGTTTTCTCCACTGTTTCACAACGTTTCGTTCGTGGGATCAGAGGAATTGGCCCGCATTCTGGGCAAGGACGGGGACGGGGTAATCATCTCCCAGGTGGTTCCTCCTCCGGACTCGCTGGAATCTCAGGCCTTGCTGTGGGGAGTGGTGGAGTATCTGGAACGGCATAAACGGGCCTTTCCGGAGGATCTGCCCAACCTTGTGGCCCTGGAAGGCTACATCAACGCCAAAGTTTTGGTGGAGGGGCTGCGCCGGGCCGGACGCAACCTGAGCAGGACGCGTTTTATCGACGCCATTCAGTCCATTCAGAATTACTCCCTGGGCATCGCCAACACCTTGTCTTTCGGACCGACGAATCATCAGGGGCTGGAGCGGGTTTACTTCACGATCATCCAAAACGGACGTCTGGTGATCCTGACCGACTGGAACCGTCTCACGGCGGAAGCCAAGCATGACCCGCCGGCTGCTTGTCCGGAGTAG